The DNA segment GATCGGGGATGCTCCGGTTCCCGTCCCTCCGCCCATGCCGGCAGTTATAAAGACCATATCGGCACCCGATACGACCTCTCGAATCTTGTCAATGGACTCCTTGGCGCTGTTCATGCCGACCGTTGGATCGGAGCCGGCGCCCAACCCCTTGGTCAGTTTTTCTCCTAATGTCACTTTGGAATTCGCCTGGGAGAGGTTCAAAGAGCCGACATCGGTATTTGCAGCGATAAAATGAACGCCTGTCACACCGCTTCTGATGATATGATTCAGGGCGTTTCCGCCGCCTCCGCCGACGCCGACGACCTTGATCTCCTCCCTGTGGGGCCTTGGGGTTTCATTGACTTGGAAAACCTGCTCCATCTTCTTTTCCTCCCCGAATGCGGAACGGAGGCACCTAAAAAAGTTCCTTAACGGACTTTTTCAGATACTCCATGAAACCGCGGATACCATCCGTCCGGTCCGCCGTGCTCTTTCTCTGATGCTTGACAGCTACACCGGTCGTATACTGGGAAACACCGGAGCGAAGCTCGGCGACGGACGTCTCTATATATCTGTAAGGATTCCGGTCCCTGCTCGTCATGTACCTCACGACGCCCGCGACGGTCGTGTACTCGCAGTCGTTTCTTCCCGGGGGCATCTGGTAGACGTCAAGCGGTTCCGCAATCCGAACTGGCAGATTCAATAACTCCGAGGCGAAGAGCTCTATCCCCCGGGTCTTTGCCACTCCTCCCGACAGCACGATACCGGCCGGGAACATATGCATGCTGAACTCGGCAAGCTGCTGTTTGACATGCTCGCTGAACAGCTCTTCAAGTCGGCAGTTGACGACCTCCGCCGCTTCCGTCGTGCTGAACGTCTTCAGGCGGCCCCTAACGTCAACGTCGAGCTCCTGCTGCTCGTCCTCCTCGGAGTTCAACGAGACGAGCTTTTTTACCTCCTCGGCCTTGCTTATCGGTATCTTCATCACGTAGGCCAGGTCGTTTGTTATATGGTCGCCCCCTATCGGAACTATCGAGAGCTTTATAGGGCGGCCGTCGGTGTAGAGGGCCACTCCGGTGGTGCCGCCCCCGATGCATAGGGAGATCACGCCGGCCCTTGTCTCCTCGTCGGTCAACGATCCCAGGGCGCATGCGAGGGATTTTATGACAAGCCCGTTGACCTGGATCCCCGCGCTCTCGACGCAGTTGATTATATTCTGCACCACTGTCGTCGGGACGATCACGGACTGCAGCTCCATCTCGAGACGGATGCCCGTCATTCCGAGAGGGTCGTCTATGCCCGAGTTTCCGTCTATCGAGTACTTCACCGGTATCGTGTGGAGAGTCACCCGGTTGGGGGGGATGGAGAGCTCGCTCTGCGCCGCCTCTATGACTCTTTCAACGTCGGAGATCGAGACCTGGCGAGGCGCCCTGCCGAGCGAGACCATGCCTCGCGAGGTGATCGACGAGACCTCCATGCCGCTGAAAGAGACCGTGGCCTCCTCTATGGGGAACCCCACCATATTCTCCGCGTCCCTGACCGCCTGGCGGACGGATCTGACCGCCTGTTCGAGATTGATTATAAGGCCTTTGCGTATGCCCTGGGATGGAGCGTATCCCACGCCGATTATTTGAGCCTCCTGGAAACGGGAATCCCTCTCCGCAATCACCACGGATATCTTACTAGTACCAAGATCCAGCCCAACTAATATTTCCGGCTCTTTGTACATTTATTTCCCGCTCCCTTCCTGATCGCCGCTGTTCATGCTCCGGACGATAATTCTGTCGGTGTATGTAGTGTCTATTATAATATTGTCTCCGAGAA comes from the Synergistaceae bacterium genome and includes:
- the ftsA gene encoding cell division protein FtsA, whose translation is MYKEPEILVGLDLGTSKISVVIAERDSRFQEAQIIGVGYAPSQGIRKGLIINLEQAVRSVRQAVRDAENMVGFPIEEATVSFSGMEVSSITSRGMVSLGRAPRQVSISDVERVIEAAQSELSIPPNRVTLHTIPVKYSIDGNSGIDDPLGMTGIRLEMELQSVIVPTTVVQNIINCVESAGIQVNGLVIKSLACALGSLTDEETRAGVISLCIGGGTTGVALYTDGRPIKLSIVPIGGDHITNDLAYVMKIPISKAEEVKKLVSLNSEEDEQQELDVDVRGRLKTFSTTEAAEVVNCRLEELFSEHVKQQLAEFSMHMFPAGIVLSGGVAKTRGIELFASELLNLPVRIAEPLDVYQMPPGRNDCEYTTVAGVVRYMTSRDRNPYRYIETSVAELRSGVSQYTTGVAVKHQRKSTADRTDGIRGFMEYLKKSVKELF